A window of Juglans regia cultivar Chandler chromosome 7, Walnut 2.0, whole genome shotgun sequence contains these coding sequences:
- the LOC109005656 gene encoding ABC transporter B family member 11-like isoform X1, with protein MAEEHTSHGEITTEQSTAWTSNKVVDLGKNQEITDNQQHSNKNQGKEESINRVPYYKLFSFADSLDCLLMFVGTVAAVGSGISMPLMTIIFGGTIDSFGGTVNTKDVVHKVSKMCLNFVYLALGSGVASFFQMACWMVTGERQAARIRSLYLKTILRQDIGFFDKETKTGEIVGRMSGDTVLIQDALGEKVGKFIQLVATFIGGFVIAFVKGWLLSLVLLSSFPPLVISAAAMSIIIGKTASQGQTAYSVAATVVEQTIGSIRTVASYTGEKEAITKYKKSLTKAYKSGVHEGLAAGLGIGAAMFIIFCSFALAIWFGGKMILEKGYTGGDVINVIFAVLTGSFSLGQASPCMSAFAAGQAAAFKMFETINRKPQIDAYNTEGLQLDDIRGDIELRDVHFSYPARPGEQIFSGFSLSIPSGTTSALVGQSGSGKSTVINLIERFYDPQAGEVLIDNINLREFQLKWIRKKIGLVSQEPVLFTSSIKDNIAYGKDGATTEEIRAAVELANAAKFIDKLPQGLDTMVGEHGTQLSGGQKQRVAIARAILKDPRILLLDEATSALDAESERIVQEALDRIMTNRTTIIIAHRLSTVRNADMIAVIHQGKIVEKGTHSELTKEPEGPYSQLIRLQNLSTVSEQNALDDQDRLEPANSGRNSSQRFSLLRSISRKSSGIGNSSRHSFSIAFGVPTTSMLETGPVESNAQALAPTQLPPEVSLRRLAYLNKPEITVLLLGSIAAAVNGAIFPVLGMLISDMIKTFYEPGDELRKDSKFWALIFVLLGVASLLAQPSQSYFFAVGGCKLIRRIRLMCFKKVVYMEVSWFDEAEHSSGALGARLSADAASVRGLVGVALGLLVQNISSAIVGLVIAFTANWILALIILVLLPLIGINGYFQMQFMKGFSADAKKMYEEASQVANDAVGSIRTVSSFCAEEKVMELYHRKCEGPIKTGIRQGLISGVCFGLSFFLLFAVYACSFYVGARLVEDGKTTFSEVFRVFFALTMAAVGISQSSSLAPDASKAKSSAASIFAILDRKSKIDSSDTSGMTIENLKGDIELHHVSFRYPTRPDVQIFRDLCLAIHSGKTVALVGESGSGKSTVISLLQRFYEPDSGHITLDGIEIQKLQLKWLRQQMGLVSQEPVLFNDTIRANIAYGKEGGATESEILAAAELANAHKFICSLQQGYDTTVGERGVQLSGGQKQRVAIARATLKAPKILLLDEATSALDAESEQVVQDALEQVMVHRTTVVVAHRLSTIKGADLIVVLKDGVVVEKGKHQTLLNIKDGIYASLVALHTKGS; from the exons ATGGCTGAGGAACATACTTCCCATGGAGAAATAACCACAGAGCAGTCCACAGCATGGACAAGCAATAAAGTCGTAGATTTAGGAAAAAATCAAGAAATCACGGACAACCAGCAACATTCAAACAAGAACCAGGGGAAAGAGGAAAGCATTAATAGAGTACCATATTATAAACTTTTCTCCTTTGCTGACTCCCTGGATTGTCTGCTAATGTTTGTTGGCACAGTTGCTGCTGTTGGAAGTGGAATATCTATGCCTCTCATGACCATAATCTTTGGAGGTACGATTGATTCTTTTGGAGGAACAGTAAATACCAAAGATGTAGTTCACAAGGTTTCCAAG ATGTGCCTAAACTTTGTATACTTGGCTTTGGGATCTGGCGTTGCATCGTTTTTTC AGATGGCTTGTTGGATGGTGACCGGGGAGAGGCAGGCTGCACGTATAAGAAGTTTATACTTGAAAACTATTTTGAGGCAAGATATTGGTTTCTTTGATAAGGAAACTAAAACAGGAGAAATAGTTGGGAGGATGTCAGGAGACACTGTACTTATTCAAGATGCATTGGGCGAGAAG GTTGGAAAGTTCATACAGTTGGTAGCAACATTCATAGGAGGCTTTGTTATAGCATTTGTCAAGGGATGGCTTCTTTCCCTTGTCTTGCTATCTTCCTTTCCACCTCTTGTCATCTCTGCTGCTGCCATGAGCATCATTATAGGAAAGACGGCATCCCAAGGGCAAACTGCTTATTCGGTGGCAGCAACCGTAGTAGAGCAGACGATTGGTTCCATAAGAACT GTCGCATCCTATACGGGGGAAAAGGAAGCCATAACTAAGTACAAAAAGTCTTTAACCAAAGCTTACAAGTCTGGTGTCCATGAGGGCTTGGCTGCTGGGTTGGGAATTGGTGCAGctatgtttattatattctgCAGTTTTGCTTTGGCGATATGGTTTGGTGGGAAAATGATTCTTGAGAAGGGATATACAGGAGGGGATGtcattaatgtaatttttgccGTTCTGACTGGCTCCTT ttcgcTTGGTCAGGCCTCTCCATGCATGAGCGCATTTGCTGCTGGACAAGCTGCAGCCTTTAAGATGTTTGAGACAATTAACAGGAAGCCACAGATAGATGCTTACAACACTGAGGGACTGCAATTAGATGATATTCGTGGAGATATAGAACTAAGGGATGTGCATTTTAGTTATCCTGCAAGACCTGGAGAACAAATATTCAGTGGATTTTCTCTTTCAATACCTAGTGGTACAACCTCTGCTTTGGTTGGGCAGAGTGGAAGTGGGAAATCAACAGTAATCAATTTGATCGAGAGATTTTATGATCCACAAGCTGGTGAGGTTCTTATTGACAACATCAATCTTAGAGAGTTCCAACTAAAGTGGATCAGAAAGAAAATTGGCCTTGTCAGCCAAGAACCTGTGTTGTTTACTTCTAGCATTAAAGACAATATTGCTTATGGTAAGGATGGGGCAACTACTGAAGAGATAAGAGCTGCTGTTGAGCTGGCCAATGCTGCTAAATTCATTGATAAACTGCCtcag GGACTAGACACGATGGTTGGTGAGCATGGAACTCAATTATCTGGGGGTCAAAAGCAGAGAGTTGCTATAGCCAGAGCCATTCTAAAAGACCCAAGAATTCTACTACTAGATGAAGCCACAAGTGCTCTCGATGCAGAATCTGAGAGAATTGTGCAGGAAGCATTGGATAGAATTATGACCAATCGAACAACCATTATTATTGCTCATCGCCTGAGTACAGTGAGGAATGCTGATATGATTGCAGTTATACATCAAGGGAAAATTGTTGAAAAGG GTACACACTCTGAGCTTACTAAGGAGCCTGAAGGACCATATAGCCAGCTTATACGGTTGCAAAATCTTAGCACAGTGTCAGAACAAAATGCTTTAGATGACCAGGACCGGCTAGAACCTGCGAATTCTGGAAGAAATTCAAGTCAAAGATTTTCTTTGTTACGATCCATAAGTCGGAAATCATCTGGAATTGGAAATAGTAGTCGTCACTCATTCTCAATTGCATTTGGTGTGCCAACTACAAGTATGCTGGAAACAGGACCTGTAGAAAGTAATGCTCAAGCTTTAGCACCAACCCAACTACCTCCAGAAGTGTCACTTCGCCGTCTGGCTTATCTTAACAAGCCAGAGATCACAGTGTTACTTCTTGGCAGTATAGCTGCAGCAGTCAATGGGGCAATTTTTCCTGTTTTAGGGATGTTAATCTCTGACATGATCAAAACTTTTTATGAACCAGGAGATGAGCTCCGTAAGGACTCAAAATTTTGGGCATTAATCTTTGTTTTACTTGGTGTGGCATCTCTATTGGCCCAACCTTCACAATCATACTTCTTTGCTGTTGGTGGATGTAAGTTGATAAGACGGATCCGATTAATGTGCTTCAAGAAAGTGGTTTATATGGAAGTAAGTTGGTTTGACGAAGCTGAGCACTCAAGTGGTGCACTAGGTGCAAGACTCTCTGCAGATGCAGCTTCTGTGCGAGGCCTAGTTGGAGTTGCACTTGGTTTGCTTgttcaaaatatttcaagtgCTATTGTTGGTTTGGTTATTGCTTTCACAGCAAACTGGATATTGGCTCTGATAATCTTGGTTTTGCTACCTCTCATAGGAATAAATGGATACTTTCAAATGCAGTTCATGAAAGGATTCAGTGCTGATGCAAAG AAAATGTATGAAGAAGCAAGTCAAGTTGCAAATGATGCAGTGGGGAGTATAAGAACAGTTTCTTCGTTCTGTGCTGAAGAGAAGGTGATGGAATTGTACCATAGAAAATGTGAAGGCCCAATTAAGACTGGTATAAGGCAAGGGTTAATCAGCGGAGTATGTTTTGGGCTATCATTCTTCTTGCTGTTTGCAGTATATGCATGCAGTTTTTATGTTGGAGCCCGACTTGTTGAGGATGGCAAGACAACATTCTCAGAAGTTTTTCGT GTTTTCTTTGCTCTTACAATGGCTGCCGTGGGAATTTCTCAATCAAGTTCCCTGGCCCCTGATGCAAGTAAAGCAAAGAGTTCTGCTGCTTCTATATTTGCAATTCTTGACAGGAAATCAAAGATAGATTCTAGTGATACCTCTGGGATgacaatagaaaatttaaaggGAGATATTGAGCTCCACCATGTCAGCTTCAGGTATCCCACGAGACCTGATGTTCAGATATTCCGGGATCTTTGCTTGGCTATTCATTCTGGCAAG ACGGTTGCTTTGGTTGGCGAAAGTGGGAGCGGAAAGTCAACAGTGATCTCCTTGTTGCAGAGGTTTTATGAACCTGATTCTGGTCATATTACACTGGATggaattgaaattcaaaagctACAGCTAAAGTGGCTTAGGCAGCAAATGGGCTTGGTGAGTCAGGAGCCTGTGTTATTTAATGACACCATCCGGGCCAACATTGCCTATGGAAAGGAAGGAGGTGCAACAGAATCAGAAATTTTAGCCGCAGCAGAGTTGGCAAATGCTCACAAGTTTATTTGTAGTTTGCAACAG GGGTATGATACAACAGTAGGTGAACGTGGGGTCCAATTGTCTGGGGGACAAAAACAACGTGTGGCAATAGCTCGGGCAACTTTGAAAGCTCCCAAAATATTACTACTCGATGAAGCCACTAGCGCTCTTGATGCTGAGTCTGAACAGGTGGTTCAAGATGCATTGGAACAAGTAATGGTACACCGGACCACGGTGGTGGTGGCTCATCGTTTGTCTACAATTAAGGGAGCAGATTTGATTGTGGTGCTCAAAGATGGGGTGGTGGTGGAGAAGGGAAAACATCAAACTTTGCTCAATATCAAGGACGGTATTTATGCTTCCTTGGTAGCATTACATACAAAAGGTTCTTAG
- the LOC109005656 gene encoding ABC transporter B family member 11-like isoform X2 encodes MAEEHTSHGEITTEQSTAWTSNKVVDLGKNQEITDNQQHSNKNQGKEESINRVPYYKLFSFADSLDCLLMFVGTVAAVGSGISMPLMTIIFGGTIDSFGGTVNTKDVVHKVSKHACSTTKSPREKSCLLYAAMVNIMMACWMVTGERQAARIRSLYLKTILRQDIGFFDKETKTGEIVGRMSGDTVLIQDALGEKVGKFIQLVATFIGGFVIAFVKGWLLSLVLLSSFPPLVISAAAMSIIIGKTASQGQTAYSVAATVVEQTIGSIRTVASYTGEKEAITKYKKSLTKAYKSGVHEGLAAGLGIGAAMFIIFCSFALAIWFGGKMILEKGYTGGDVINVIFAVLTGSFSLGQASPCMSAFAAGQAAAFKMFETINRKPQIDAYNTEGLQLDDIRGDIELRDVHFSYPARPGEQIFSGFSLSIPSGTTSALVGQSGSGKSTVINLIERFYDPQAGEVLIDNINLREFQLKWIRKKIGLVSQEPVLFTSSIKDNIAYGKDGATTEEIRAAVELANAAKFIDKLPQGLDTMVGEHGTQLSGGQKQRVAIARAILKDPRILLLDEATSALDAESERIVQEALDRIMTNRTTIIIAHRLSTVRNADMIAVIHQGKIVEKGTHSELTKEPEGPYSQLIRLQNLSTVSEQNALDDQDRLEPANSGRNSSQRFSLLRSISRKSSGIGNSSRHSFSIAFGVPTTSMLETGPVESNAQALAPTQLPPEVSLRRLAYLNKPEITVLLLGSIAAAVNGAIFPVLGMLISDMIKTFYEPGDELRKDSKFWALIFVLLGVASLLAQPSQSYFFAVGGCKLIRRIRLMCFKKVVYMEVSWFDEAEHSSGALGARLSADAASVRGLVGVALGINGYFQMQFMKGFSADAKKMYEEASQVANDAVGSIRTVSSFCAEEKVMELYHRKCEGPIKTGIRQGLISGVCFGLSFFLLFAVYACSFYVGARLVEDGKTTFSEVFRVFFALTMAAVGISQSSSLAPDASKAKSSAASIFAILDRKSKIDSSDTSGMTIENLKGDIELHHVSFRYPTRPDVQIFRDLCLAIHSGKTVALVGESGSGKSTVISLLQRFYEPDSGHITLDGIEIQKLQLKWLRQQMGLVSQEPVLFNDTIRANIAYGKEGGATESEILAAAELANAHKFICSLQQGYDTTVGERGVQLSGGQKQRVAIARATLKAPKILLLDEATSALDAESEQVVQDALEQVMVHRTTVVVAHRLSTIKGADLIVVLKDGVVVEKGKHQTLLNIKDGIYASLVALHTKGS; translated from the exons ATGGCTGAGGAACATACTTCCCATGGAGAAATAACCACAGAGCAGTCCACAGCATGGACAAGCAATAAAGTCGTAGATTTAGGAAAAAATCAAGAAATCACGGACAACCAGCAACATTCAAACAAGAACCAGGGGAAAGAGGAAAGCATTAATAGAGTACCATATTATAAACTTTTCTCCTTTGCTGACTCCCTGGATTGTCTGCTAATGTTTGTTGGCACAGTTGCTGCTGTTGGAAGTGGAATATCTATGCCTCTCATGACCATAATCTTTGGAGGTACGATTGATTCTTTTGGAGGAACAGTAAATACCAAAGATGTAGTTCACAAGGTTTCCAAG CATGCTTGCTCAACCACAAAGTCTCCCAGGGAAAAAAGTTGTTTGTTGTATGCTGCTATGGTTAACATAATG ATGGCTTGTTGGATGGTGACCGGGGAGAGGCAGGCTGCACGTATAAGAAGTTTATACTTGAAAACTATTTTGAGGCAAGATATTGGTTTCTTTGATAAGGAAACTAAAACAGGAGAAATAGTTGGGAGGATGTCAGGAGACACTGTACTTATTCAAGATGCATTGGGCGAGAAG GTTGGAAAGTTCATACAGTTGGTAGCAACATTCATAGGAGGCTTTGTTATAGCATTTGTCAAGGGATGGCTTCTTTCCCTTGTCTTGCTATCTTCCTTTCCACCTCTTGTCATCTCTGCTGCTGCCATGAGCATCATTATAGGAAAGACGGCATCCCAAGGGCAAACTGCTTATTCGGTGGCAGCAACCGTAGTAGAGCAGACGATTGGTTCCATAAGAACT GTCGCATCCTATACGGGGGAAAAGGAAGCCATAACTAAGTACAAAAAGTCTTTAACCAAAGCTTACAAGTCTGGTGTCCATGAGGGCTTGGCTGCTGGGTTGGGAATTGGTGCAGctatgtttattatattctgCAGTTTTGCTTTGGCGATATGGTTTGGTGGGAAAATGATTCTTGAGAAGGGATATACAGGAGGGGATGtcattaatgtaatttttgccGTTCTGACTGGCTCCTT ttcgcTTGGTCAGGCCTCTCCATGCATGAGCGCATTTGCTGCTGGACAAGCTGCAGCCTTTAAGATGTTTGAGACAATTAACAGGAAGCCACAGATAGATGCTTACAACACTGAGGGACTGCAATTAGATGATATTCGTGGAGATATAGAACTAAGGGATGTGCATTTTAGTTATCCTGCAAGACCTGGAGAACAAATATTCAGTGGATTTTCTCTTTCAATACCTAGTGGTACAACCTCTGCTTTGGTTGGGCAGAGTGGAAGTGGGAAATCAACAGTAATCAATTTGATCGAGAGATTTTATGATCCACAAGCTGGTGAGGTTCTTATTGACAACATCAATCTTAGAGAGTTCCAACTAAAGTGGATCAGAAAGAAAATTGGCCTTGTCAGCCAAGAACCTGTGTTGTTTACTTCTAGCATTAAAGACAATATTGCTTATGGTAAGGATGGGGCAACTACTGAAGAGATAAGAGCTGCTGTTGAGCTGGCCAATGCTGCTAAATTCATTGATAAACTGCCtcag GGACTAGACACGATGGTTGGTGAGCATGGAACTCAATTATCTGGGGGTCAAAAGCAGAGAGTTGCTATAGCCAGAGCCATTCTAAAAGACCCAAGAATTCTACTACTAGATGAAGCCACAAGTGCTCTCGATGCAGAATCTGAGAGAATTGTGCAGGAAGCATTGGATAGAATTATGACCAATCGAACAACCATTATTATTGCTCATCGCCTGAGTACAGTGAGGAATGCTGATATGATTGCAGTTATACATCAAGGGAAAATTGTTGAAAAGG GTACACACTCTGAGCTTACTAAGGAGCCTGAAGGACCATATAGCCAGCTTATACGGTTGCAAAATCTTAGCACAGTGTCAGAACAAAATGCTTTAGATGACCAGGACCGGCTAGAACCTGCGAATTCTGGAAGAAATTCAAGTCAAAGATTTTCTTTGTTACGATCCATAAGTCGGAAATCATCTGGAATTGGAAATAGTAGTCGTCACTCATTCTCAATTGCATTTGGTGTGCCAACTACAAGTATGCTGGAAACAGGACCTGTAGAAAGTAATGCTCAAGCTTTAGCACCAACCCAACTACCTCCAGAAGTGTCACTTCGCCGTCTGGCTTATCTTAACAAGCCAGAGATCACAGTGTTACTTCTTGGCAGTATAGCTGCAGCAGTCAATGGGGCAATTTTTCCTGTTTTAGGGATGTTAATCTCTGACATGATCAAAACTTTTTATGAACCAGGAGATGAGCTCCGTAAGGACTCAAAATTTTGGGCATTAATCTTTGTTTTACTTGGTGTGGCATCTCTATTGGCCCAACCTTCACAATCATACTTCTTTGCTGTTGGTGGATGTAAGTTGATAAGACGGATCCGATTAATGTGCTTCAAGAAAGTGGTTTATATGGAAGTAAGTTGGTTTGACGAAGCTGAGCACTCAAGTGGTGCACTAGGTGCAAGACTCTCTGCAGATGCAGCTTCTGTGCGAGGCCTAGTTGGAGTTGCACTTG GAATAAATGGATACTTTCAAATGCAGTTCATGAAAGGATTCAGTGCTGATGCAAAG AAAATGTATGAAGAAGCAAGTCAAGTTGCAAATGATGCAGTGGGGAGTATAAGAACAGTTTCTTCGTTCTGTGCTGAAGAGAAGGTGATGGAATTGTACCATAGAAAATGTGAAGGCCCAATTAAGACTGGTATAAGGCAAGGGTTAATCAGCGGAGTATGTTTTGGGCTATCATTCTTCTTGCTGTTTGCAGTATATGCATGCAGTTTTTATGTTGGAGCCCGACTTGTTGAGGATGGCAAGACAACATTCTCAGAAGTTTTTCGT GTTTTCTTTGCTCTTACAATGGCTGCCGTGGGAATTTCTCAATCAAGTTCCCTGGCCCCTGATGCAAGTAAAGCAAAGAGTTCTGCTGCTTCTATATTTGCAATTCTTGACAGGAAATCAAAGATAGATTCTAGTGATACCTCTGGGATgacaatagaaaatttaaaggGAGATATTGAGCTCCACCATGTCAGCTTCAGGTATCCCACGAGACCTGATGTTCAGATATTCCGGGATCTTTGCTTGGCTATTCATTCTGGCAAG ACGGTTGCTTTGGTTGGCGAAAGTGGGAGCGGAAAGTCAACAGTGATCTCCTTGTTGCAGAGGTTTTATGAACCTGATTCTGGTCATATTACACTGGATggaattgaaattcaaaagctACAGCTAAAGTGGCTTAGGCAGCAAATGGGCTTGGTGAGTCAGGAGCCTGTGTTATTTAATGACACCATCCGGGCCAACATTGCCTATGGAAAGGAAGGAGGTGCAACAGAATCAGAAATTTTAGCCGCAGCAGAGTTGGCAAATGCTCACAAGTTTATTTGTAGTTTGCAACAG GGGTATGATACAACAGTAGGTGAACGTGGGGTCCAATTGTCTGGGGGACAAAAACAACGTGTGGCAATAGCTCGGGCAACTTTGAAAGCTCCCAAAATATTACTACTCGATGAAGCCACTAGCGCTCTTGATGCTGAGTCTGAACAGGTGGTTCAAGATGCATTGGAACAAGTAATGGTACACCGGACCACGGTGGTGGTGGCTCATCGTTTGTCTACAATTAAGGGAGCAGATTTGATTGTGGTGCTCAAAGATGGGGTGGTGGTGGAGAAGGGAAAACATCAAACTTTGCTCAATATCAAGGACGGTATTTATGCTTCCTTGGTAGCATTACATACAAAAGGTTCTTAG